From Syntrophobacterales bacterium:
GTGGGGCTATGCCGCCCAGGGCGCGGGGCGGGCACTGACTATCGCGCGGGAAGTGCTGGAACAATAGGGCGCCGTCCCTGATCAATCAACAATGACATATTGACATAATGACATAAGCAGGGTATGACTGAGAATATGTACGCCGAGAAAGCGAAGCTTAATCTTCACAATCTGGACGCCAACCTCTCAGATTTAATAGGGCGGCTGCACCGGATGGCATACATTTCGCAACCTGTCCGGCGCACCTATATACCCAAGCCGGGCAGTGCCAAACAACGCCCCTTGGGAATACCGTGTTGTGAAGACAAACTTGTGCAGGCAGGGCTGGTGCGGATACTGGAGCAGGTGTACGAGCAGGATTTTATAAAGGACTCGTACGGGTTCCGTCCGAAGCGAAGCTGTCATGATGCGCTCAGAGCCTTGAGCGAGACGCCGTGTGCGTAAATAGCGCAAGCACGGTTCTGAGAGGGGTCAGCGACAACTGATGTATGGTTGAGATAATGTGGCACCGCCGGGAAACCAGGCGGGAACGGAGAACACAAACATCGACCTGTAGCAGCGGGAGAAACTGATCTACTCGACTTTTTCTGTCCCTATTAGTGCTGGTTAATTATGATTGACAATCATTATCAGACAGGATAGACAGCGGCCATGTTGAGTGGCGAAGTCCAAAACCGGATACTCCAATACAATCCCTGGCTGACGCAGCCTGACCAGGCCGACGGGTTGATTCGTCGCTATCTGCCCGGAACCTATGTTCTGCGTGAGCCTGAACCGGTTTCGCTCCGGAATGATCGCGCCCTCCTCGTCGTCGGCCCCCGTCAATCCGGGAAGTCCACCCTTGCCTGGCGCCTTCTCCAACCTCTTGCGCCCAATATCCTTTACCTCAATCTGGAAGACCCGCTCCTGCGCTCGGTCCTCGGCGCTGCCGTGGAGCTTGTTTCGCTGCTCCGGGAGCGCTACTCCTTCATCCGGGCCGTTTTTCTTGACGAAGCCCAACACCTGACCGACGCCGGCATCTTCGTGAAGGGGCTGGTAGATGCCAGATTGGGCCTCCCCGTTCTGGTGACCGGTTCTTCATCCTTCCACCTGATGAGCAAGACAAGGGAATCCCTCGCGGGCAGGGCGGACCGGCTGCGGCTGCTGCCGTTCAGTCTTAAGGAATTGATGCGACAGGAAAACCCGGAGAACCCTGTCGCCATGAGGAGTTTATGCGAGAGAATTTTCCACCGGCAGATGATCCACGGCAGTTACCCGGCCGTTTATCTTGCGCCCGCGGACCAGGATCGGGTGCGCCTGCTCTCCGACCTGACCGAAGCCTTGATACTGCGAGACGCATCGGATCTCTTCCGTATCAAACGGGTGGATGTTTTCCGGAAGCTCCTCACGTTGCTGGCAGGACAAGCCGGAAATCTTGTGAATTTTTCGGAACTGGCTTCGGTGTGTCGAGTGGACGCGGGCACGATCCATGCCTACGTGGAAATTCTTGAAGAGAGCCATATCGTCAAAGTGGTCCGGCCCTTTGCCGGCGGAAAGCGCCGGGAACTGACCACGGCGCCCAAAATATTTTTTATCGACAACGGGATACGGAATCAGTTGCTCAATGCCTTTTCGGACGATATTTTGTTGAGAACCGACAAAGGCGCCCTGATGGAGAACTGGGCGTTCTCGGAGCTTTACAAACGTCTGCCGCTGACTTCAGACATCCATTTCTGGAGAAGCAAGGGCGGGGGCGAGTTGGACTTCGTGGTCGAACAGGCGGGGAAAATCATGGCCATGGAAGTCAAATTCGCCGAGCTGGATCGGCCCGGGCTCAGTCGTTCCGGCCGCAGCTTTATCGACGCCTACCACCCGGAAAAATTCGTGATCCTGAACCGTTCCCTGGAAACCACCCAGACGATCGACAACTGCCAAGTTGATTTTCAAACCCCGAACAACATGTTTGAATAGGGACAGAGCCCTACTTACTAATGGGCCCCATATGCCTGATCATGCGGCACAAGCAACACAAACTTGACCGTCTGGTCAGGGGTCGTTCCGCAGTCTGAGCAGAGGATGACGGCATCATCGCCCTTTTTCCGGCAGACCTCGCAGAACAGGTAAATGATGATGAAATTGCTTTTGACTGGGCAGGAATAGAACCCTTGCCAATTTCCCTTCAACGGCTCACCCATTGAAACGGGGTTCTCAAGAATCATGTCAACTTTGCTTTTCACCAGTTTCCTGATGGACGCATGCTTCTTTAAAGCATCGAGAAAAGCTGTCGCGAAACGCGCTTCCATCATTCCGCAAACACCTCGTCGTAGGTATGCCACACAGCCGAGCCGTCCTGGAGGCGGGTCAGGGTTTCCTGCATGGCGGTCTGAAAGGCCGGGTCGGCAAAAATGAACTCGGCGTTTCTGCCATCAACCGTTCTTTTCAGGTTGAGCAGATACTGCGTCATCAAATCGGCAACAGTGACGCGGTTTTCCGCAGCAAAAATCCGGGCGAAATCCGCGATATCCTGATCGAGACTGATGTTGATTCGTGTTTTGGGCATGGTGTACCTCCTTTGAGTATGTTCCCATCGTACACATGAACTGAGCCGGTGTCAAAAAGAATAATTGGCAGATGAGTGGGTAATTGCAAAACTCCGTGTCATGCCCGAGTGCTTTTGTCGGGCATCCATGATTTCAAATGGTTAAAAAATGGATTATGAACATTAAACTTCGTTTTCCCGCCCAGAAGCGTTAATGTGACTCTTACTCCGTCTCGAATAAACGGACTGGACAAGAAGTCCGTCGCCGACTGTCTGCAAACCCGTCCGATTGACTATCGCTTGAGATTGTCAAAGGTGCGGGGCAAATTAGAACAAGATGATATGCGTATGATTGATCACGCCCTGAAAGTTGTTTTCTCGTTTTAGGAACAGAGCCCTTATTTCCCCCCTTGACAAGCTGATTACTCACGAGTAAGTTACTTGCGTGTAACCTTGAGCGGGGAGGAACAATCATGATTTTTGTCAACAGAGAGACTGAACTTTCTTTTTTGCGCCGCGCCTGGCAGGAAAAAAAATCGCAATTCGTGGTGATTTACGGAAAAAGGCGCGTCGGCAAGACGGCCCTGGTCAAGGAATTTTCCCGGGACTTGCCCCATATCTACTTCCTCGCCGACAAGGCGCCCGACAGAGACCAGCTTGCCCAGCTTTCCGAGAAGGTCGGTCTCTATTTCCAGGACGACTTTCTTCTCTCGCGCGGGTTTGGAACCTGGCACGATTTCTTCAAATATATCAAGTCAAAAAGTGCTCCCGCCCCGGCAGGAGAAATCGTCTCAAAAGGGAATTTCGTGATGATCTTCGATGAATTTCCCTATCTGATCGAAAGCAATCCGGCCATTCCGTCCCTGTTTCAGAAGGGCTGGGACGAAGAATTGAGCCAGGCCGGCGTTTTTATGATCCTGCTCGGGTCCAGTATGGGCATGATGGAAACGGAGGTCCTCGGCCACAAATCGCCGCTGTTCGGCAGGCGCACCGGCCAGATTCTCGTTGAACCGCTCTCTTTTACCGATGCGAAAAACCTTTTTCCGGGCCTGTCCGACGACGCGTTCATGTATTTTTACGGCGCCCTGGGCGGGACGCCCGCCTATCTCCTGCAATTCGACCCGGCCGACGATTTTCGCGAGAATGTCCGGCGCCGCATCCTTGCCCCGGAGGCCTATCTCTACCGCGAGCCGGACTTCATTCTGCGGGAAGATCTGCGGGAGCCCCGCAACTACTTTTCCATTCTGCGGGCCATCTCGATGGGAAAAACCCGCCCTGCGGAAATAATCAACGAAACGGGGTTTGAAAAGAACATGGTCGGCAAGTACCTCTCCGTCCTGACCGATCTGAAGGTCATCCGGCGCGAAGTACCCGTCACGGAGTGGGGCTTCGAGAAAAGCAAAAAGGGCATTTACCTTCTTGAAGATCATTTTTTCCGTTTCTGGTTCCATTACGTCTATCCCAACCGGAGTTTCCTCGAAGAGGGGCAAAGCGATTATGTTCTGGACCGGAAGATGAGGCCTTCCCTCGACCAATTCGTGGCGTGGTCGTACGAGGAGGTCTGCCGCTCCCAGGTTCGCAAAGGGTTGCCGGGGGGTATCCAATGCAACCGGGTGGGGCGATGGTGGAGCAAGGAAGGCGAAATCGATATTGTGGGACTGGCCGAGGATGAAAATGCCGCTGTTTTCGGAGAGGTCAAATGGAGCGTCAACCCGGTCGGCACGGACATCCTGGATGACCTGGAAAGGAAGGCGAAGCTGGTGGATTGGCGCAAAGGGGAACGAAAGGAATATTTCGTCCTTTTCAGCCGCTCCGGCTTTACTGCAAATCTGGAAAAACTCGCCAAAGAACGCGGGGATCTCTTTTTAACAAGTTTTGGGGGTCAGGTCTCCGTTTTTAGCGTTTTGCCGGGGTGAGACAGCAATGAAGGTCATCACGCATGAGTTGAAGGCCGACAGTCGCCACATTGTCTTTTCCGACTGCCACCGGGGGGATGGCTCCGCCGGGGACGAATTTGCACGCAATTCGATGACGTACAAAGTTGCTCTGGAGCACTACCTGCGCGAGGGCTTCACGCTGATCGAGCTGGGAGATGCCGAGGAGCTCTGGGAAAACAGCGACTTCGCGCAGATTTACATCACCCACACGTCGGTTTACGATCTGCTGGCGAAGTTTCACGACCCCGACCCCGCCCGGACGCGCTACATCAAAATCCGGGGGAACCATGATCTCGACTGGCAGGACGACCCCGGGCCGCTCCGGGCGATCTTCCCGGAGATCGAGGTCTATGAGGCGGCTCTCCTCGACGCGGGGGAGGGGGGACGCGTGCTCTTCCTCCACGGCCACCAGGCCGACCCGGTCTGCTACGGATGGCGTGCGCGGCTGGCCCGCTGGGGGATCAGGCATCTCTGGCGGGGCTTGCAGAACATCAATATCGGCGATCCGACGACGCGGACGGCGGAAAATCCGGGGCGCTGCAACGGGGTTGATGAAAAGCTGATGGAGCTGGCGAGGGGTGAAAAGGGGACAGGGGAAACGGGGACAGGTTTAAACCTGGCCCCGTTTTCTTCGATGCACCCGACGGTCGTCGTCGCCGGCCACACCCACCGGTCGGTGTTCGAGGGGCTGTCGCTGACCGAACGGCGGATCATGGAGGGCGGAGGCAGCGGCCCGCCGGGGATCGCCCGGAAGAAAGGCCCCGAGGCAATCTATTACAACACCGGCGCCTGCGTCCTTCCGCGCTGCATCACCGGAATCGAGATCACCGCAAAAACCGATGCGGGCGGCGCAATCCGCCCGCATTTTTCGCTTGTGAAGTGGGCTGTCCAGCCCGCCTCCCCCGACAACCCCGCCCTCGTCGTCGCCCGCACCATCCTCGATAAATAGTGACAGAGCCCCTATTTATCCTGTTCCCTTGACTCTCTTACTGCCGCAAGAATATCCTTTGTGGTTGCTTTCGTCTGGATTCCCGGAACGTCAAAGGGCGATTTTTTCTCTTTCCTGAAAATGACTGAAAATGTTTCTCCGCCCTTTCTTTTGATAACGACTTCTTCATTTCGGGCGATATCAAGAACATTAGTAAGACGCTGTCTCGCTTCAGAGTACGTATAAACCTTCATGACATCTCCTCATTCCAGAACTGTAATTCCCAACTCGCGGGCTGTCCGTTGCATTGCTATGTCCAGCGTAAGCAACGGGCTATGGAGGTCTTTGGCGCATTGCAGGAAATATGCATCGTATGCGTACAGTTTAAATTGAATTGCGATGCTTAATGCCGATTCTATGTCGGTAGGTCTCAGATCGACAGGTATCTGTTGTATAGCCCCCCACGCTGATAAGACTTCTTCCTTTTGCAAGGTGTTTTTCTTCATCATCGCCGTTAATGCATTTCCGATTTCAAACGGTAAAACATCAGGCGCGATTAACTCATGGCCTTCGGTAAGTCGAATAATTCTATGTCTTTCAGGTTCATTTAAGGCAACGGCGATGAATGTATTTGTGTCAGCAATTATTTTCATAGGTACAATTGTACGTGCAGTATTTCCTTTTGTCAACGTCAATTTTTGGGGGTCAGGTCTCGTTTTTTAGCGTTTTGCCGGGGCATAATCAGGGACAGAAACCTATTTATTTCATCCCCCACCCCAACCATTCCCCCAAAGTGGGGACACGATAATTTTGTTCTCCATGCAAGTACCTGATTTCAAATGAAGGGCGGAAATGGAAAACCCGCTATTTTCCGCCTGTTGCGGACAGAACAAAATTACCGTGATTAAAGATGGCTTTTGTATTGAAATATGAAACGTTGTGTGGCATAATTCAACCATGATGATTCCACAGCGACCTGTCAAAAATATACCTCGCCCTCGCCATAAGGGCATCGTGCTGGACGCCCTTGAACGCGCCCCGGTAGTCGCCATTTTGGGACCGCGTCAGGTGGGAAAAACGACCCTGGCCCGAGAAATCGCTGCCGGGTTTGGCGGTGCTGCCGCGCACTTCGACTTGGAGGACATGGACGATCTTGCGCGCCTGAATGAGCCGAAGCTTGCGCTGGAGCGTCTGCGTGGTCTGGTTGTGATCGATGAAATCCAGTTGCGGGCCGATCTTTTTCCACTTTTACGAGTGCTGGCCGATCGTCCCGGAACTCCTGCGCGTTTTCTTATCCTTGGGAGCGCCTCGCCGCTGCTCTTGCGGCAGAGTTCCGAATCATTGGCCGGCAGAATCGTCTATCACGAGCTTGACGGATTTGCTCTCGATGAAGTCAATGATGAAGAAACACTCTGGCGGCGCGGCGGTTTCCCGCCCTCGTTCCTGGCTTCTTCAGAACAGGAGAGCTTTCTTTGGAGACGTGATTTTATTCGAACCTTTCTTGAACGCGATATTCCGCAGTTGGGTATCCGTATCCCCGCTGCCACCCTCTACCGATTCTGGAGCATGATTGCCCACTACCACGGGCAGGTATGGAACGGCAGTGAATTGGCGCGCGCCTTCGGTGTTTCACACACAACGGTTCGCAATTATCTTGATATGCTGACCGGAGCTCTTGTGTTGCGACAATTGAAGCCCTGGCACGAAAATCTGGGGAAACGCCAGGTGAAGGCGCCAAAAATTTATCTCTCGGATAGCGGAATTCTCCACTCCCTTTTGGGAATCCAGTCTCAGGACGACCTGGAAAACCACCCCAAGATCGGCGCTTCGTGGGAGGGGTTTGTCATTAAGGAGATCATCCAGCGGCTCGGGGCCGAGCCTGAAGAGTGTTATTTCTGGGCAACTCACAGTGGCGCCGAGCTCGATCTCCTGGTCATTCGCGGCTCGCAGCGCCTCGGGTTTGAGATCAAACGGACGACCGCCCCGCGCCTGACGCTTTCCATACGTTCCGCCCTGGAGAGCCTCAAGCTCGATCATCTTGCGGTTATCCATGCAGGGGAACATGCTTATCCAATGGCTGACCGAATCGATGCCATTCCCTTCAGGGAATTTTGGGGGTCAGGTCTTTAGTGCGGCCGGGCAAGGTCGTGTAATCAAACGGGAGGAAATCCTGCCCCGGCATGAAGGCCATCCACCGGGTAGCGAGTCCTTGGAGGCTGACTGGCAACAGTCAGTTTTTAAGCGTAGGACAGCAGGCAGGCCGTAAGCCGTAAGGTTGAAGGAATTGAGCCCCGTAATTGACGCGTGGGGAAGGACGACACTGTTAAGCTTCAAAATCGACGAAGAGAATATCTTCCCGGCGAGCTTTTCCCGTTGTCAGGAGGTCCCGGATCAGTTGATACAGATACCAGGTCTTTCCCGCTCTTCTTGGGTCGGCCACGGCGATGATGTCCGCTGATTGTTCGAGGGAAATTTCCGGCGCATCCCGTCTCACCAGAGACGGCAATGTCTTTTCCAACAGCCATTCCGCATTGATTTTCTTGAGAATTTCCCTATCCATCTTAAATTGTTTACCTCGATGGACAATTCTCAATGAATGTGTTCACCAAAGTCAAGTAAAAAAGAGGGCAGAAACCTTTTTATTGACAAGCGAGCCTTCCCTCGCTTATAACCCCCCAAAATATTCAGAATATCCTGTACCATAGCAGTCGGTTGCCCCCACCATGTTGCGAAACGGGAAAATTACCGGCAGACGGTCTTCGCAGAGGCGGCTGATTATCGCAAGTATTTGGATTCAATACGATCTTGAGATATGGGCATACCGAACCACGTCCACCTGGTGTGCGTTTCCCGGCAGCCGGATTCGCTCTCCCGAACTTTGCACGCCGTCCACATGAAAATGTCCGGGGCTTCAGCAAAAAGAGGAACACCATCGCTCATCTTTGGCAGGGGCGTTTTTTCCCCTGTGCCTTGTATGAGCGTCATGTGCAAGCGGCTGTCCGGTACGTGGAACGAAATATGCTGCGCGCCGGCCTCGTTTCCGCGCCGGGTGATTACAGTTGGTCGAGCGCTAAAGCCCATATTGCGTGTGAGAGTGCCCCCTTCCTGTCGGGCCATAGTTTTCTGCGGACACCGTGACGGACCGGCGGCAATTTCTGGGACGTCGGGCGAGGATAAAACCGATTTCATCAAGGGCGTGGAAGAGCGCCTTGGTCGCATACTGAAGCCCTGACGCGGGGCTGCCCCCGGAAGTCCGGGGAATAGGTTTCTGTCCCTTAGTTTTAGAAAGGTTTATGTTCAGATGAAAAACGCTAAATTTAAAGACCTGACCCCCGCACTTGAACCGGCGCTGCGGCATGAGTGGGTCATGCAGTCGGAAATACGGAACATGACGATTGAATGCAACCGGGTAGGCGGGATCAACCTTGCGCAGGGGGTCTGCGATACGGGGGCGCCGGCGGCGGTTCGGCGCGGCGCCGCGGAGGCGATGGAGGCGGGGATCAATACATACACCAACTATGCCGGGCTCATCGAGCTGCGCGAGGCGATTGCCGCCAAGCAGCGGCGCTTTACCGGGATGATCGTCGATCCGCAAACGGAGGTTATTGCGACCGCCGGCGCGACGGGGGCCTTTTACTGCACCTGCCTGGCCCTGCTCAACCCGGGCGACGAGATGATCGTCTTTGAGCCCTATTACGGGTATCATGTAAACACCATCGTGGCGACCGGGGCCGTGCCCGCCTATCTGCGGATGTCGCCGCCCAACTGGTCCTTTGACCGCGCGGACCTCGAACGGGTAAAAACCCCGAAGACGCGCGCGCTGCTGGTCAATACGCCGGGGAACCCCTCGGGGAAGGTTTTTTCCGAGGCGGAACTGCAGATAATCGCCGGATTTGCCGAGGAAAATAATCTTTTTGTCTTTACGGATGAAATTTACGAGCATTTTCTGTATGACGGCAATCGGCACAGCGCGTTGGCGATGCTGCCGGGGATGAAGGAGCGGACGATCACGATCTCGGGCCTCTCGAAGACCTTCAGCATCACCGGCTGGCGGATCGGCTACTGCCTGGCCGCGGCCCGCTGGGCGCAGGTCATCGGCTATTTCAACGATCTGGTTTATGTCTGTGCCCCGGCGCCGCTGCAGGTAGGCGTCGCCAGAGGGCTGATGGAGCTGGGCGATGATTATTATCGGGGACTCGCTGCGGAATATCTTGCAAAACGCGACAAAATTTGCGATGCCTTGGCGCGGGCCGGGCTTGCGCCCCAT
This genomic window contains:
- a CDS encoding ATP-binding protein, giving the protein MLSGEVQNRILQYNPWLTQPDQADGLIRRYLPGTYVLREPEPVSLRNDRALLVVGPRQSGKSTLAWRLLQPLAPNILYLNLEDPLLRSVLGAAVELVSLLRERYSFIRAVFLDEAQHLTDAGIFVKGLVDARLGLPVLVTGSSSFHLMSKTRESLAGRADRLRLLPFSLKELMRQENPENPVAMRSLCERIFHRQMIHGSYPAVYLAPADQDRVRLLSDLTEALILRDASDLFRIKRVDVFRKLLTLLAGQAGNLVNFSELASVCRVDAGTIHAYVEILEESHIVKVVRPFAGGKRRELTTAPKIFFIDNGIRNQLLNAFSDDILLRTDKGALMENWAFSELYKRLPLTSDIHFWRSKGGGELDFVVEQAGKIMAMEVKFAELDRPGLSRSGRSFIDAYHPEKFVILNRSLETTQTIDNCQVDFQTPNNMFE
- a CDS encoding type II toxin-antitoxin system PemK/MazF family toxin, whose protein sequence is MTLTPSRINGLDKKSVADCLQTRPIDYRLRLSKVRGKLEQDDMRMIDHALKVVFSF
- a CDS encoding ATP-binding protein, encoding MIFVNRETELSFLRRAWQEKKSQFVVIYGKRRVGKTALVKEFSRDLPHIYFLADKAPDRDQLAQLSEKVGLYFQDDFLLSRGFGTWHDFFKYIKSKSAPAPAGEIVSKGNFVMIFDEFPYLIESNPAIPSLFQKGWDEELSQAGVFMILLGSSMGMMETEVLGHKSPLFGRRTGQILVEPLSFTDAKNLFPGLSDDAFMYFYGALGGTPAYLLQFDPADDFRENVRRRILAPEAYLYREPDFILREDLREPRNYFSILRAISMGKTRPAEIINETGFEKNMVGKYLSVLTDLKVIRREVPVTEWGFEKSKKGIYLLEDHFFRFWFHYVYPNRSFLEEGQSDYVLDRKMRPSLDQFVAWSYEEVCRSQVRKGLPGGIQCNRVGRWWSKEGEIDIVGLAEDENAAVFGEVKWSVNPVGTDILDDLERKAKLVDWRKGERKEYFVLFSRSGFTANLEKLAKERGDLFLTSFGGQVSVFSVLPG
- a CDS encoding type II toxin-antitoxin system Phd/YefM family antitoxin, encoding MKVYTYSEARQRLTNVLDIARNEEVVIKRKGGETFSVIFRKEKKSPFDVPGIQTKATTKDILAAVRESREQDK
- a CDS encoding type II toxin-antitoxin system VapC family toxin gives rise to the protein MTKGNTARTIVPMKIIADTNTFIAVALNEPERHRIIRLTEGHELIAPDVLPFEIGNALTAMMKKNTLQKEEVLSAWGAIQQIPVDLRPTDIESALSIAIQFKLYAYDAYFLQCAKDLHSPLLTLDIAMQRTARELGITVLE
- a CDS encoding ATP-binding protein encodes the protein MMIPQRPVKNIPRPRHKGIVLDALERAPVVAILGPRQVGKTTLAREIAAGFGGAAAHFDLEDMDDLARLNEPKLALERLRGLVVIDEIQLRADLFPLLRVLADRPGTPARFLILGSASPLLLRQSSESLAGRIVYHELDGFALDEVNDEETLWRRGGFPPSFLASSEQESFLWRRDFIRTFLERDIPQLGIRIPAATLYRFWSMIAHYHGQVWNGSELARAFGVSHTTVRNYLDMLTGALVLRQLKPWHENLGKRQVKAPKIYLSDSGILHSLLGIQSQDDLENHPKIGASWEGFVIKEIIQRLGAEPEECYFWATHSGAELDLLVIRGSQRLGFEIKRTTAPRLTLSIRSALESLKLDHLAVIHAGEHAYPMADRIDAIPFREFWGSGL
- a CDS encoding aminotransferase class I/II-fold pyridoxal phosphate-dependent enzyme, translating into MKNAKFKDLTPALEPALRHEWVMQSEIRNMTIECNRVGGINLAQGVCDTGAPAAVRRGAAEAMEAGINTYTNYAGLIELREAIAAKQRRFTGMIVDPQTEVIATAGATGAFYCTCLALLNPGDEMIVFEPYYGYHVNTIVATGAVPAYLRMSPPNWSFDRADLERVKTPKTRALLVNTPGNPSGKVFSEAELQIIAGFAEENNLFVFTDEIYEHFLYDGNRHSALAMLPGMKERTITISGLSKTFSITGWRIGYCLAAARWAQVIGYFNDLVYVCAPAPLQVGVARGLMELGDDYYRGLAAEYLAKRDKICDALARAGLAPHVPGGAYYVLADVAGVPGKTSKEKAMHLLHATGVAGVPGSAFYHDNGGENLVRFCFAKDDDVLDDACRRLLK